In the Pan paniscus chromosome 8, NHGRI_mPanPan1-v2.0_pri, whole genome shotgun sequence genome, one interval contains:
- the LOC117974572 gene encoding RNA guanine-N7 methyltransferase-activating subunit-like protein: MTDTAKAVPNFEEMFASRFTEDDKEYQEYLKRPPESSPIVEEWNSRAGGNQRNRDNRLQDSRQFRGRDGRWGWPSDNRSNQWRGQSCGNNYPQHRQEPYYPDQYGH; encoded by the coding sequence ATGACTGACACTGCCAAAGCTGTTCCAAATTTTGAAGAGATGTTTGCTAGTAGATTCACAGAAGATGACAAGGAGTATCAGGAATACTTGAAACGCCCTCCTGAGTCCTCTCCAATTGTTGAGGAATGGAATAGCAGAGCTGGTGGGAACCAAAGAAACAGAGACAATCGGTTGCAAGATAGCAGACAGTTCAGAGGCAGGGACGGCAGATGGGGGTGGCCAAGTGACAATCGATCCAATCAGTGGCGTGGACAATCCTGCGGTAACAATTACCCGCAACACAGACAAGAACCTTACTATCCCGACCAATATGGACATTAA